A region of Leishmania infantum JPCM5 genome chromosome 31 DNA encodes the following proteins:
- a CDS encoding putative calpain-like cysteine peptidase — protein MPAATAEPQPFEFPPGYVMPLPTRPSKMDEDTLHPVRVPTPLPDLLPRSMKDIQKMRNLQSDGDTAKKYVPPRRDLPPPYVNDDECDEFEDKTIDTTILNMSEKDRTKRMGHTYQLNGPSVEGDVTPVFENGLLFKVVTPDGSWYYYNDTDKYEMHVKFTFGAKSDLQPGEKVDMYVMSTSELSASLVVFPGETTKLVAGKINGFKCSAKAVPLNDDKRDILYGEVNDRIADDLMVMAQAIGVREDDLTEEKVLAYCEENEKPYIDCDFRPCDYSLYRADVDTYLPRFIPWHRPSTWIPEEQLKEVRLFRRDILPSQVTHGSIGDTYLVSAIAALTDASGDRLHDLFRHPVSAANGKIERALGAYWVTINFNGWWLPVLLDDFLPATRDGPEFARCAVDIRRMWVALLEKTYAKVHGSYANIASGDPLEPLSEFTGFPVTRYESFWEDAQGGDDMLFQEMLSYNRMGHLQVLCTPSDGGEAFGNANVVSANPELEATYEKMGLLLHHGYAVLQTEYFEDLDLRLLRVRNPWGNGSEWTGAWSKDDKRWSKYPSVRNACYRHGGSPTDADRTFWVEWSDALKIFSGGGCCHLRTPWFDYRARGEFAQGIPTVSFEVNVSAPTEAYITLSQEDERDDPSLEYHALLLSVFRHSGKKEKLDATSNSLVEKPDRQLKFNFSRDVAMKYTFLPEHSPYFVIPRIHDPSVTKPYVMGLLCDTYVGNGIKVEFKRVDRNCRVFANMPSFAQAGMMEDTAAEYQIRTPRQPIECIGEEIVDERLREFGILED, from the coding sequence ATGCCTGCTGCAACGGCCGAGCCGCAGCCGTTTGAGTTCCCACCGGGCTACGTGATGCCGCTGCCCACGCGTCCGAGCAAGATGGACGAGGACACGCTGCACcccgtgcgcgtgccgacaccgctgccggacctgctgccgcgcagcatgAAGGACATCCAGAAGATGCGTAACCTGCAGTCCGACGGAGACACAGCCAAGAAGTACGTGCCACCGCGCCGCgacctgccgccgccgtacgTGAACGACGACGAGTGCGACGAGTTCGAGGACAAGACGATCGACACGACCATCCTGAACATGTCGGAGAAGGACCGCACGAAGCGCATGGGCCATACCTACCAGTTAAACGGCCCCTCCGTTGAGGGCGACGTCACGCCGGTCTTCGAGAACGGCCTGCTCTTCAAGGTCGTGACGCCAGATGGCTCTTGGTACTACTACAACGACACGGACAAGTACGAGATGCATGTGAAGTTCACCTTCGGCGCCAAGTCAGACCTGCAGCCCGGCGAAAAGGTCGACATGTACGTTATGAGCACAAGCGAGCTGTCCGCCTCCCTCGTCGTCTTCCCTGGGGAGACGACGAAGCTGGTAGCCGGCAAGATCAACGGTTTCAAGTGCAGCGCCAAGGCCGTGCCACTGAACGACGACAAGCGCGACATCCTCTACGGCGAAGTCAACgaccgcatcgccgacgaCCTGATGGTCATGGCGCAGGCCATCGGTGTGCGTGAGGACGACCTGACAgaggagaaggtgctggCGTACTGCGAGGAGAACGAGAAGCCGTACATCGACTGCGACTTCCGTCCGTGCGACTACTCGCTCTACCGCGCTGACGTGGACACGTACCTGCCGCGCTTCATCCCGTGGCACCGCCCCTCCACCTGGATCCCGGAGGAGCAGCTCAAGGAGGTGCGCCTCTTCCGCCGCGACATCCTGCCGTCGCAAGTGACACACGGCTCCATCGGCGACACCTACCTCGtctccgccatcgccgccctgaccgacgccagcggcgacCGGCTGCACGACCTCTTCCGCCACCCGGTGAGCGCCGCCAACGGCAAGATCGAGCGTGCCCTCGGTGCCTACTGGGTCACGATAAACTTCAACGGCTGGtggctgccggtgctgctggacgacTTCCTGCCTGCGACGCGTGACGGCCCCGAGTTCGCGCGGTGCGCAGTGGACATCCGGCGCATgtgggtggcgctgctggagaagacCTACGCGAAAGTGCACGGCTCCTACGCGAACATCGCGAGCGGCGACCCGCTGGAGCCGCTGTCGGAGTTCACCGGCTTCCCAGTGACGCGCTACGAGAGCTTCTGGGAGGACGCGcagggcggcgacgacatGCTGTTTCAGGAGATGCTGTCTTACAACAGGATGGGTCACTTGCAGGTGCTCTGCACCCCGTCCGACGGTGGCGAGGCATTCGGCAACGCGAACGTCGTCAGCGCCAAcccggagctggaggcaaCGTACGAGAAGAtgggcctcctcctgcaccaTGGCTACGCGGTTCTGCAGACGGAGTACTTCGAGGACCTGGACCTCCGTCTGCTGCGCGTCCGCAACCCGTGGGGCAACGGCTCTGAGTGGACCGGCGCGTGGAGCAAGGACGACAAGCGCTGGAGCAAGTACCCATCCGTGCGCAACGCGTGCTACCGGCACGGCGGAAGCCCGACGGATGCCGACCGCACGTTCTGGGTAGAGTGGAGCGACGCGCTGAAGATCTTCTccggcggtggctgctgccacctGCGCACTCCGTGGTTCGACTACCGCGCCCGTGGCGAGTTCGCTCAGGGCATCCCGACCGTCTCTTTCGAGGTCAACGTGTCCGCGCCGACGGAGGCCTACATCACTCTCTCGCAGGAGGACGAGCGCGACGACCCGTCGCTGGAGTACCATGCACTCCTGCTGAGCGTGTTCCGGCACAGCGGCAAGAAGGAGAAGCTGGACGCGACCAGCAACTCGCTTGTGGAGAAGCCGGACCGCCAGCTCAAGTTCAACTTCTCGCGCGACGTGGCGATGAAGTACACCTTTTTGCCAGAGCACAGCCCGTACTTTGTCATCCCCCGCATCCACGACCCCAGCGTGACGAAGCCGTACGTGATGGGCCTCCTGTGCGACACGTACGTTGGCAACGGCATCAAGGTGGAGTTCAAGCGGGTGGACCGCAACTGCCGCGTCTTTGCTAACATGCCGTCCTTTGCGCAGGCAGGAATGATGGAGGACACAGCTGCTGAGTACCAGATCCGCACTCCACGGCAGCCGATTGAGTGCATCGGGGAGGAGATCGTCGacgagcgcctgcgcgagtTTGGCATCCTGGAGGATTAG